TGCTGACCTGCCTTCTTCTGGAGCGTCTGAAGGAGGGTCCCCATGCCCGTGtcatcaccctggcctccatgGCCTACCAGTGGGGCAGCATTGACTTCGACAAGCTCCACACCAGCAAGGACCTGGGCTCTGGGAGGTACAGCTGGCAGTTCTTTGCTGCCTACTGCAACAGCAAACTGTGCAACGTTCTGTTCACTCATGAGCTGGCCAGAAGGCTGAAGGGCTCCAGCGTTACGTGTTACAGCGTTCACCCAGGTTTGGAACTTACTTAAACACGATCCATCTCGTTGCTATTAACCTAAGCCACGATCTGTATTTCACCCGAGGCATTATGCGTTTACCTGTACTAAAATGTATTCTCAACAACTCAGGATTATCAATAGGCTTTTGATGCACGGACACGTTCAGGATTTTACACTAACGTGACATGGCAGATACGGTGCGTTTACTTCCTGTATGACCCCGAGCATCCATCCCTGATTGGTCCCCTCTAGGAGTGGTGAAGACAGAGCTGTCCCGTAACGTGAGCCTGTGGCAGAAGGTGTTCATCGAGCCCATCTCCACGCTGCTGTTCCTGGACCCTGAGGCTGGAGCCCAGACCACGCTGCACTGCGCCCTGCAGGAGGGGCTGGAGCCGCTGAGCGGAGGCTACTTCTGCTGCTGCTCCCTCCAGGAGCTGAGCGGCCGCGGCCGGGACGACGCTGTGGCCAAGAAGCTGTGGGACGTGAGCGAGAGGTTGTGTGGCCTCTCTTAGGGAGGGAGCTGGGGTGCTCTGCGGACGAGTGTGGATCCACTTTGCCCCGGTTCCAATGTTCTGAGGTTAATCTGAGGCTTTTGGTGTTGTTAAAACTGAGTTTGGAGTGAGAGAGCAGAAGTTGGTTTGCATATCAGGGGGAAATGCCCATTATGTGACTGGACAGGTAAGGTAACAGGAAAAAAGGCAGCAAATCTTTTCGGTCTTTAAATTACTGGTGATGGTGGCACTGACAACCACAGGTGGGTCCCACCTGTGTGAGGTCCTGTGTTGGTGACGAGTATGTTAGGAGGGGGCCAGGGCGGGGCCACAAACAGACTAATATTTAAATGAGAATCTCTTGTAGAGATGTGTGGTTTTCCTTGTTAGAAATAAAATGTACATAACGGATTTAGATTTGTATTTTTCTGTCAGCACATGTAATCAACATCATCATTCTCACACAATCTTAACCTTGAGCGTCATTTAGGAACACAGTGCCAAAAGACCGGAAAGAACAAATGCACCTGAGTGGTTCTGAGAGGACATGATTCAAATGATGACTGGGGTCGACCCAGACTGTCATAGTTACAACATTAACTGagcatgtggacacacacacacacaggcatgtgccGTGTTCCTGGGAATcttagacagagagaagaacatTCCATCAACCTGAAGCAGCTTCGGCACAAAGGCACTTGTACGTGTTGTCAGACAAGTCACACAGGTTTGCCATCATATTGTTCTTTGAACTTTAGCCCATATGATCGTTGTGTCGAGGAATGTACTTTGTGTGGAAGCTAAATCAGGCAatcttttgtttatttttccCTTCATCTAACTACGAAACATGACTAATATTTAGATAGGCAATATTGAAAGTTTAATATTGAACCATTATGCTAGATCTATGAAATTTCCTAAAATATAAATCATTTTTTGCTATCATGAAGTTCTTGAGATGTAAGTCAATTTAACACATCATGATAAGCTTTTATTTTAACTAAACACAAACAATTAAACCTAAACATAAGTTGGAGAGTTTGTCCTGCCTGAGCTTGTTTGGTGCATGAAGCTGCAGTACCATCAAGCAGCACTAGAGGGTACTGTTGAATCTTGGCAAGTGACAAAACTACTGTTTACTTCCTGGAAGAGGCGGAGCTTAACCAACCACATGTGAGTTTGCCGTAGTTCGACTTTGCGTCCTGGGTCGAAAGCTACCAGCCATCTGGACTAACAGTTACTTTTATGTGTAGACAGAGAGTACTGTAGCCTATATTTGAAGTGGTATCATGTCAGTCTTACGCTGTTGTTCGCCGCTTGGTTTTTAAGGGTATTTAGGTGAACTTGAATGAATGGGCTGGCGAGCTACTGtaattagctaacgttagcacaCATTTTAAACGATTTTCTAGCTATCAGTCCGTAACAATCCGTTGTCTGATATCATCTAGCAATGAGCCGTGATATCGGTTAGATCATTTGTGCACGTGTATAATCATGGCGACATGGAATCTCACACTACACTGCTCAAGGCAATTTGTCTACAATAGACTTTTTGCACAGGTGGCAGATCTGAGAGTAAGTTCTCAATTTGCATCCTATCATCCCACCAGCACTCTCCAAAGAAGAGATGGTGAGGCGAAACCAGACGTTAGTAAGCGGCGTAGTGTTCTCCCCAGCGCTGGTGTTCAACACAGTCCCGCTGGTGATCAACACAGGCCCGCCGTGTCCGGGACATGGCGGGGGCATCACGGGGCCGATGACATCCCGGAGATACCGGCCTCGAAAAAGGTTTGGAGGGCCGAAGCCCCGGGACCCCGGGAGGGCCGACCCTGGGCTGAAGGAAGAGTGTCGTCTGAGCTCCAGAAACTCAGTCTGGACGACTTCCCCAAGGCGCGTGAGAGGGTCGGAAAGGACTCGAAAGAACACAGAAACAGCGAGACTTTGTTCGGGGTGTCGCCTTGTCTGCTTGCGCTGACCATGGGCAGGAGGCGGGCCCGGAGGTTGTATGTGAAGGAGGGAGACGCGTCTAAACGGGCCTCGGttcagcaggtgtgtgaggaggcccACCGGAGGGGGGTGCAAATACAGAGGGTCAGTAAAAAGGAACTGGATAAGATGTGTTCTGGAAGGGTCCACCAGGGCGTGTGTCTGCAAGCCAGCCCTCTCACTTTCCTCTCCAAGGACGAGCCTCCAAAGCCCCCAAGCGCCGGCAGCGCGCCCCCCCTCTGGCTGGTCCTGGACGCGGTGCAGGACCCCATGAACCTGGGAGCCATCATCCGCTCGGCATACTTCTTAGGGGTGGACAGGATCGCCAGCAGTCTTCACAACAGGTGGCGCTTCATGCTTTTAGCTGCTTTTGTCTGTAGCCGCGTAAGAATGGTGCATATAATAACGTATGAGCCTATACAAACAGCACATACAGATTGTGAAGGACTGCAGAAAATATTGGACCAGAAATGGGTTAGTTCAGGGGTTGGTGCTAATAAAACGGTCTGTATTGTTATCAGACATGGTGCAACAACATCACCTCAGCCCCAATATTACATCAACATCAGCCTCTActttacattgctgatttgatGTTTCATTCTGTCTTTAACAACGTGCTTGTTATTGTGAGATGATTAAACTGGCCCCTCTACCCAGCTGTCCCCTGACGCCCGTGGTGAGCAAGGCAAGCTCAGGGGTGATGGAGGTCATGAAGGTGTATGGATATGAAAGCCTGGCTGATATGCTGAAGGTAACAAGTTCACCCAGAGACAACATCTCCATTAGACGTATCTATACTTCTGGTATTTGTTTGATTGTGTACATGGTAATTTATAGACCTTTGTTAAAAGTATttgaatacattatttatttattaacctTAAATGCATAATGAAATCATTATAAAAAAACTTGTTTAGATCCGCTTGATTGTCctgagtttgtgtgtctccaggtgaaggtgtctcatggctggaggtgtgtgtgtgtgtgtgtctccaggtgaaggtgtgtgtgtgtctccaggtgaaggtgtgtgtgtgtgtgtgtgtctccaggtgaaggtgtgtgtgtctccaggtgaaggtgtgtgtgtgtctccaggtgaaggtgtgtgtgtgtgtgtctccaggtgaaggtgtgtgtgtgtgtgtgtctccaggtgaaggtgtgtgtgtgtctccaggtgaaggtgtgtgtgtctccaggtgaaggtgtgtgtgtgtctccaggtgaaggtgtgtgtgtgtgtgtctccaggtgaaggtgtgtgtgtgtgtgtctccaggtgaaggtgtgtgtgtctccaggtgaaggtgtgtgtgtgtctccaggtgaaggtgtgtgtgtgtgtgtgtctccaggtgaaggtgtgtgtgtgtccaggtgaaggtgtgtgtgtgtgtgtgtctccaggtgaaggtgtgtgtgtctccaggtgaaggtgtgtgtgtgtctccaggtgaaggtgtgtgtgtctccaggtgaaggtgtgtgtgtgtgtgtgtctccaggtgaaggtgtgtgtgtctccaggtgaaggtgtgtgtgtgtctccaggtgaaggtgtgtgtgtgtccaggtgaaggtgtgtgtgtctccaggtgaaggtgtgtgtgtgtgtgtgtgtctccaggtgaaggtgtgtgtgtctccaggtgaaggtgtgtgtgtgtctccaggtgaaggtgtgtgtgtgtgtgtctccaggtgaaggtgtgtgtgtgtgtgtctccaggtgaaggtgtgtgtgtgtctccaggtgaaggtgtgtgtgtgtctccaggtgaaggtgtgtgtgtgtctccaggtgaaggtgtgtgtgtgtctccaggtgaaggtgtgtgtgtgtctccaggtgaaggtgtgtgtgtgtctccaggtgaaggtgtgtgtgtgtgtgtgtctccaggtgaaggtgtgtgtgtgtctccaggtgaaggtgtgtgtgtgtgtgtctccaggtgaaggtgtgtgtgtgtgtgtgtctccaggtgaaagtgtgtgtgtgtctccaggtgaaggtgtgtgtgtgtctccaggtgaaggtgtgtgtgtg
This window of the Osmerus mordax isolate fOsmMor3 chromosome 19, fOsmMor3.pri, whole genome shotgun sequence genome carries:
- the LOC136962900 gene encoding dehydrogenase/reductase SDR family member 13-like, with product MIYLLVGVGIGFGIYIFLVETLFKSSKCKGNAVMAGRTVIITGGNTGIGKATAMDLARRGARVILACRNQVKAESAISDINKRTGSTDVVFMHLDLGSLQSVRAFVKTFLKSEPRLDLLINNAGLVADGRTEDGFGVEFGVNHLGHFLLTCLLLERLKEGPHARVITLASMAYQWGSIDFDKLHTSKDLGSGRYSWQFFAAYCNSKLCNVLFTHELARRLKGSSVTCYSVHPGVVKTELSRNVSLWQKVFIEPISTLLFLDPEAGAQTTLHCALQEGLEPLSGGYFCCCSLQELSGRGRDDAVAKKLWDVSERLCGLS
- the mrm1 gene encoding rRNA methyltransferase 1, mitochondrial isoform X1: MATWNLTLHCSRQFVYNRLFAQVADLRVSSQFASYHPTSTLQRRDGEAKPDVSKRRSVLPSAGVQHSPAGDQHRPAVSGTWRGHHGADDIPEIPASKKVWRAEAPGPREGRPWAEGRVSSELQKLSLDDFPKARERVGKDSKEHRNSETLFGVSPCLLALTMGRRRARRLYVKEGDASKRASVQQVCEEAHRRGVQIQRVSKKELDKMCSGRVHQGVCLQASPLTFLSKDEPPKPPSAGSAPPLWLVLDAVQDPMNLGAIIRSAYFLGVDRIASSLHNSCPLTPVVSKASSGVMEVMKVYGYESLADMLKVKVSHGWQVVGTVGAEGRGFPAPVLCCSEFHMTRPTLLLMGGEGGGLSPELCLQCEVLLTVPPLRALAPGVESLNVSVATGILLYSLLSSRRGGQR
- the mrm1 gene encoding rRNA methyltransferase 1, mitochondrial isoform X2, whose product is MATWNLTLHCSRQFVYNRLFAQVADLRVSSQFASYHPTSTLQRRDGEAKPDVSKRRSVLPSAGVQHSPAGDQHRPAVSGTWRGHHGADDIPEIPASKKVWRAEAPGPREGRPWAEGRVSSELQKLSLDDFPKARERVGKDSKEHRNSETLFGVSPCLLALTMGRRRARRLYVKEGDASKRASVQQVCEEAHRRGVQIQRVSKKELDKMCSGRVHQGVCLQASPLTFLSKDEPPKPPSAGSAPPLWLVLDAVQDPMNLGAIIRSAYFLGVDRIASSLHNSCPLTPVVSKASSGVMEVMKVYGYESLADMLKVKVSHGWQVVGTVGAEGRGFPAPVLCCSEFHMTRPTLLLMELCLQCEVLLTVPPLRALAPGVESLNVSVATGILLYSLLSSRRGGQR